A stretch of Crossiella cryophila DNA encodes these proteins:
- a CDS encoding MarR family winged helix-turn-helix transcriptional regulator, translated as MSEPRWLSEAQMRAWVHFLDASRLVEERVAQQLRRDHGITHFEYEVLVRLSATPQRRIRLADLAAQVVAARPRLTHVIDRLQQRGWVRREAVPDDARGYFAVLTPEGFAALESFAPSHVETVRAALIDQLTPGQIDALGDVMSHLSVKLRSDREGGCGWPSAGVRGTGTESG; from the coding sequence GTGAGCGAACCACGCTGGCTGAGCGAAGCCCAGATGCGTGCCTGGGTCCACTTCCTGGACGCCAGCCGCCTGGTGGAGGAACGGGTGGCCCAGCAGCTGCGCCGGGACCACGGCATCACGCACTTCGAGTACGAGGTGCTGGTGCGGTTGTCCGCGACCCCGCAGCGGCGGATCAGGCTGGCGGACCTGGCGGCGCAGGTGGTGGCCGCCAGGCCGCGGCTCACCCACGTCATCGACCGGTTGCAGCAGCGCGGCTGGGTGCGCCGGGAGGCGGTGCCGGATGACGCCCGCGGGTACTTCGCGGTGCTCACACCAGAGGGCTTCGCGGCTTTGGAGAGCTTCGCGCCCAGTCATGTGGAGACGGTGCGGGCCGCGCTGATCGACCAGCTCACCCCGGGGCAGATCGACGCGCTGGGCGATGTCATGTCGCACCTGTCGGTCAAACTGCGCTCGGACCGCGAGGGCGGTTGCGGCTGGCCGTCGGCGGGTGTGCGCGGCACCGGCACCGAATCCGGCTGA